In Ilumatobacter fluminis, the following proteins share a genomic window:
- a CDS encoding NAD(+)/NADH kinase translates to MIRVVVVPHQARDDAHELAIDTIEWLRARGDEGWVPAGDASTDDLASVTSDRPAAEADLVLSLGGDGTMLHSVHLLDGASVPLLGVNLGRLGYLTEVEVDGVRDALDRFALGADAGGWTLDERMMLEVEAIDPDGRSVGTWRALNEGVVEKQDSGRTVHLLVRIDGEPFTSYATDGLIVSTPTGSTAYSLSARGPVVSPKHRAILVTPVAPHMLFDRSLVLDPSETVDIEVIDGHSASVAIDGRATCSLSGGARVTCRPSTATACFVRFGEHHYHQVLKAKFGLHDR, encoded by the coding sequence ATGATCCGGGTCGTCGTGGTTCCCCACCAGGCCCGAGACGACGCCCACGAGCTGGCGATCGACACGATCGAGTGGCTCCGGGCGCGGGGCGACGAAGGATGGGTCCCGGCAGGCGATGCGTCCACCGACGATCTCGCGTCGGTCACGAGCGACCGCCCTGCGGCCGAGGCCGACCTGGTGCTGAGCCTCGGTGGTGACGGCACGATGCTCCACAGCGTGCACCTCCTCGACGGCGCCTCCGTGCCGCTGCTCGGGGTGAACCTCGGCCGGCTCGGCTACCTCACCGAGGTCGAAGTTGACGGGGTCCGGGACGCGCTCGATCGATTCGCGCTCGGCGCCGACGCGGGCGGCTGGACGCTCGACGAGCGGATGATGCTCGAGGTCGAGGCGATCGACCCCGACGGACGATCGGTCGGCACCTGGCGAGCGCTCAACGAGGGCGTCGTCGAGAAACAGGACTCCGGCCGCACGGTCCACCTGCTCGTCCGGATCGACGGCGAGCCGTTCACGTCCTACGCGACCGACGGATTGATCGTCAGCACGCCGACCGGATCGACGGCGTACTCGCTGTCGGCGCGTGGCCCGGTGGTGTCGCCGAAGCATCGGGCGATCCTCGTCACACCGGTGGCGCCGCACATGCTCTTCGACCGGAGTCTCGTGCTCGACCCCTCCGAGACCGTCGACATCGAGGTGATCGACGGACACTCGGCCTCGGTGGCGATCGACGGTCGCGCGACGTGTTCGCTGTCGGGCGGAGCGAGGGTCACCTGCCGTCCGTCGACGGCGACCGCCTGCTTCGTGCGGTTCGGTGAACACCACTACCACCAGGTGTTGAAGGCGAAGTTCGGCCTTCACGACCGCTGA
- a CDS encoding TlyA family RNA methyltransferase, translating into MAPRRRLDAELVRRELAPSRAAAQELIDAKRVLVNGAVAEKATRQVAPADQLHVDGPPARFVGRGALKLDHALDAFDLDVDGVRALDAGASTGGFTDVLLQRGARHVVAVDVGHGQLHEKLRADERVTNLERTNVRYLDLDTIGGPVDLVVGDLSFISLRLVIGPLASVCQPGASMVLLVKPQFEAGKAEVSRGRGVITDPEVHQRVRDEVTTAFADHGCRIAAWTDSPITGADGNREFLVHALAPEPTP; encoded by the coding sequence ATGGCGCCGCGACGGCGTCTCGACGCCGAACTCGTGCGCCGCGAACTCGCGCCGAGCCGGGCGGCAGCCCAGGAACTCATCGACGCCAAGCGCGTCCTCGTCAACGGTGCCGTGGCCGAGAAGGCGACACGACAGGTCGCTCCGGCCGATCAGCTCCACGTCGACGGGCCACCGGCCCGGTTCGTCGGGCGCGGTGCGCTCAAGCTCGATCATGCGCTCGACGCGTTCGACCTCGATGTCGACGGCGTGCGAGCACTCGACGCCGGGGCGTCGACCGGCGGATTCACCGACGTCCTGCTCCAGCGTGGCGCCCGTCACGTCGTGGCCGTCGACGTCGGACACGGACAGCTCCACGAGAAGCTCCGCGCCGATGAGCGGGTCACGAACCTCGAACGCACCAACGTCCGGTATCTCGATCTCGACACGATCGGCGGCCCGGTCGATCTCGTCGTGGGCGACCTGTCGTTCATCTCGCTCCGGCTCGTCATCGGCCCGCTGGCCTCGGTGTGCCAGCCTGGGGCCTCGATGGTGCTGCTCGTGAAACCACAGTTCGAGGCCGGCAAGGCCGAGGTGAGCCGCGGCCGTGGCGTCATCACCGACCCCGAGGTGCACCAGCGGGTCCGTGACGAGGTCACGACTGCGTTCGCCGACCACGGGTGCCGGATCGCCGCGTGGACCGATTCGCCGATCACCGGTGCCGACGGCAACCGCGAGTTCCTCGTCCACGCACTCGCTCCGGAGCCGACACCATGA
- a CDS encoding HAD-IIA family hydrolase: MDDVRFVLCDLDGVVWLARRAIPGSAEAVERLRAAGRRVLFVTNNSMSPIADQEDALAAIGIPAEGDVVTSAQAASSLVSSGQRVLVCGGDGVMEAVAASGADPVNVGDRPSGRFDVVIVGLHRHFDFDGLQAANAAIRGGARFVATNDDVSFPTPDGPTPGAGALVAAVSAVTETAPTIAGKPHSPMAALVAERCGPDFRPERALVVGDRGSTDGAFAGAIGCPFALVRSGVTAVGALPDAEVPIALDEADLAAVARRLLDH, translated from the coding sequence GTGGACGACGTGCGATTCGTGCTGTGTGATCTGGACGGTGTGGTGTGGCTGGCGCGTCGGGCGATCCCCGGTTCGGCCGAGGCCGTCGAGCGCCTACGCGCCGCTGGGAGACGGGTGCTGTTCGTCACCAACAACTCGATGTCGCCGATCGCCGACCAGGAGGACGCGCTGGCGGCGATCGGGATTCCGGCGGAGGGCGATGTGGTGACGAGTGCGCAAGCCGCTTCGTCGCTCGTGTCGTCCGGACAGCGCGTCCTCGTGTGCGGAGGCGACGGGGTGATGGAGGCCGTGGCCGCGTCGGGCGCCGACCCGGTCAACGTCGGGGATCGACCGAGCGGCAGGTTCGACGTCGTGATCGTCGGCCTGCACCGGCACTTCGACTTCGACGGGCTCCAGGCAGCGAACGCAGCCATTCGCGGTGGCGCACGCTTCGTGGCGACGAACGACGACGTCAGCTTCCCGACCCCGGACGGCCCGACACCCGGCGCCGGTGCGCTCGTCGCTGCGGTCAGCGCGGTGACCGAGACCGCCCCGACGATCGCCGGCAAGCCGCACTCGCCGATGGCGGCACTGGTCGCCGAGCGGTGCGGGCCCGATTTCCGGCCCGAGCGGGCGCTCGTCGTCGGCGACCGGGGGAGTACCGACGGCGCATTCGCCGGTGCGATCGGGTGCCCGTTCGCACTGGTCCGATCGGGCGTGACCGCCGTCGGGGCACTGCCCGACGCCGAGGTGCCGATCGCGCTCGACGAGGCAGACCTCGCGGCCGTGGCGCGGCGCCTGCTCGACCACTGA
- a CDS encoding DUF1015 family protein: MARFLPFPAIHYAPNVVLDDVIAPPYDVLSDADVDELAARSPHNIVHVDVPRERDGDGRYDAAGDVLRRWLAEGVLVRDDEPSFVVYRMTFRDAAGRDRSIVGVLGGVEVEPYGEGGVLPHERITPKASTDRLDLTRATEANMSPVWGLSLADGLTDLLTEPGELLGELHVDGVTHRIERVTDADRVAAISASVGSDDVLIADGHHRYGVAQRYRDEVREATGRTDTPAEETLIFISELIEEQLSVEAIHRVYRGIGRDELVAALEVGFEVTPAGPVTPATLAEMDERGCLCLLDRDGWGHWLTPKPGAFDDVRALDGVWLEHLLDDTGADVTYQHGVDELHTLLAGDTTVTAAVLIRPVSVAEIERTAREGVVMPPKSTFFTPKLRTGLVVRPLT, translated from the coding sequence GTGGCACGCTTCCTTCCGTTCCCGGCCATCCACTACGCGCCGAACGTCGTCCTCGACGACGTGATCGCGCCGCCGTACGACGTGTTGTCCGACGCCGACGTCGACGAGCTCGCCGCCCGCAGCCCCCACAACATCGTGCACGTCGACGTGCCGCGTGAGCGCGATGGCGACGGCCGCTACGACGCGGCCGGTGACGTGTTGCGCCGATGGCTGGCCGAGGGCGTGCTGGTGCGTGACGACGAGCCGAGCTTCGTGGTGTACCGGATGACCTTCCGTGACGCGGCCGGACGGGATCGTTCGATCGTGGGCGTGCTCGGTGGCGTCGAGGTGGAGCCCTACGGCGAGGGCGGTGTGCTGCCGCACGAGCGGATCACGCCGAAGGCGTCGACCGACCGGCTCGATCTCACCAGGGCCACCGAGGCGAACATGTCGCCGGTGTGGGGCCTGTCGCTCGCCGACGGTCTGACCGACCTGCTCACCGAGCCGGGCGAGCTGCTCGGCGAACTCCACGTCGACGGCGTCACCCATCGGATCGAGCGGGTGACCGACGCCGACCGGGTCGCCGCGATCAGTGCATCGGTCGGGTCCGACGACGTCCTGATCGCCGACGGCCACCACCGGTACGGCGTCGCGCAGCGCTACCGGGACGAGGTGCGTGAGGCGACCGGCCGCACCGACACGCCCGCCGAGGAAACGCTGATCTTCATCAGCGAGCTGATCGAGGAACAACTCAGCGTCGAGGCGATCCATCGCGTGTACCGCGGCATCGGACGTGACGAACTGGTCGCCGCGCTCGAGGTCGGGTTCGAGGTCACACCCGCCGGGCCGGTGACCCCGGCAACGCTGGCCGAGATGGACGAACGAGGTTGCCTGTGCCTGCTCGACCGCGACGGCTGGGGACACTGGCTGACCCCGAAGCCGGGCGCGTTCGACGACGTGCGGGCGCTCGACGGTGTGTGGCTCGAGCACTTGCTCGACGACACCGGCGCGGACGTGACCTACCAGCACGGCGTCGACGAGTTGCACACCCTGCTCGCCGGCGACACGACGGTCACCGCTGCGGTGCTGATCCGGCCCGTCAGCGTCGCCGAGATCGAGCGCACCGCCCGCGAGGGCGTCGTGATGCCGCCGAAGTCGACCTTCTTCACTCCCAAACTCCGCACCGGCCTGGTCGTCCGCCCCCTCACCTGA
- a CDS encoding single-stranded DNA-binding protein: MNDLNVAAVCGTVTSEPKQRELPSGSIVTNVEVTTRLDDDTHSVPIVVVDAPVTVRAGDQVVAVGRIVRRFFRAGGVTQSRTELVATKLVRASNKRTVDRALQRAAAELAG; the protein is encoded by the coding sequence ATGAACGATCTCAACGTGGCCGCCGTGTGCGGCACCGTGACCAGCGAGCCGAAGCAGCGCGAGCTGCCGTCGGGCTCGATCGTGACCAACGTCGAGGTCACCACGAGGCTCGACGACGACACCCACTCGGTGCCGATCGTGGTCGTCGACGCACCGGTGACGGTGCGTGCGGGCGATCAGGTCGTCGCCGTCGGGCGCATCGTTCGGCGGTTCTTCCGAGCCGGCGGCGTCACCCAGAGCCGGACCGAGCTGGTGGCGACCAAGCTGGTCCGAGCCTCGAACAAGCGCACCGTCGACCGAGCCCTGCAGCGAGCCGCCGCCGAACTCGCCGGCTAG
- the fbaA gene encoding class II fructose-bisphosphate aldolase, translating into MSEPRNDFAPGVITGSEVQEVFALAKAKGFALPAANCIGSNSMNGVMQAAAELNSPVIIQFSNSGGAFVAGKGIPVESHRASVLGSLAGADHVNRLAEHYGARVILHTDHCAKKLLPWVDGLLDAGEEHYKATGKPLFSSHMLDLSEEPLEENVEISKRYLERMSAMDMTLEIELGITGGEEDGVDNSDADESDLYTKPEEVAYVYEELMKVSDKFTVAAAFGNVHGVYKPGNVKLTPTILRDSQEYIQQKFDTGPMPVDFVFHGGSGSSPAEIAEAISYGVVKMNIDTDLQWAFWDGVRGYEADKHDYLQGQIGNPEGDDKPNKKQYDPRVWLRAGEEAFVERLKQAFAELNNVGTLA; encoded by the coding sequence ATGAGCGAGCCACGCAACGATTTCGCCCCCGGTGTCATCACCGGATCCGAGGTGCAAGAGGTCTTCGCCCTTGCCAAGGCGAAGGGCTTCGCGCTGCCCGCAGCCAACTGCATCGGCAGCAACTCGATGAACGGCGTCATGCAGGCCGCCGCCGAGCTCAACTCGCCGGTCATCATCCAGTTCTCGAACTCGGGCGGCGCGTTCGTCGCCGGCAAGGGCATCCCGGTCGAGTCGCACCGCGCCTCGGTGCTCGGCTCGCTCGCCGGCGCCGACCACGTCAACCGGCTCGCCGAGCACTACGGCGCTCGGGTCATCCTGCACACCGACCACTGCGCCAAGAAGCTGCTGCCGTGGGTCGACGGCCTGCTCGACGCCGGTGAGGAGCACTACAAGGCGACCGGCAAGCCGCTGTTCTCCTCGCACATGCTCGATCTGTCGGAGGAACCCCTCGAGGAGAACGTCGAGATCTCCAAGCGCTACCTCGAGCGCATGTCGGCGATGGACATGACGCTCGAGATCGAACTCGGCATCACCGGCGGCGAGGAAGACGGCGTCGACAACTCCGACGCCGACGAGAGCGACCTGTACACCAAGCCCGAAGAGGTCGCCTACGTGTACGAGGAGCTGATGAAGGTCAGCGACAAGTTCACGGTGGCGGCGGCGTTCGGCAACGTCCACGGGGTGTACAAGCCGGGCAACGTCAAGCTCACGCCGACGATCCTGCGCGACAGCCAGGAGTACATCCAGCAGAAGTTCGACACCGGCCCGATGCCGGTCGACTTCGTCTTCCACGGCGGATCGGGCTCCTCGCCCGCCGAGATCGCCGAGGCGATCAGCTACGGCGTGGTGAAGATGAACATCGACACCGACCTGCAGTGGGCGTTCTGGGACGGCGTGCGCGGCTACGAAGCCGACAAGCACGATTACCTGCAGGGCCAGATCGGCAACCCCGAGGGCGACGACAAGCCCAACAAGAAGCAGTACGACCCGCGGGTCTGGCTGCGTGCGGGCGAGGAAGCCTTTGTCGAGCGCCTCAAGCAGGCGTTCGCCGAGCTGAACAACGTCGGCACCCTCGCCTGA
- a CDS encoding deoxycytidylate deaminase translates to MTSDPSSDLPVDQPGSLPARDDYYMALAFTAARRANCRGRRVGAVLVKEDRVIATGYNGTPEGLPNCLDGGCVRCADRDQFEPGTHYDLCICVHAEANALLTAGRYGASTDATTVYTTDQPCFACSKQLIQAGVEKVYYARTWRPDPRVVDDYRKLQARLGAEHVPTEYEIVDVAG, encoded by the coding sequence ATGACCAGTGATCCGAGCAGCGACCTGCCCGTCGACCAGCCGGGATCGCTCCCGGCGCGTGACGACTACTACATGGCCCTCGCCTTCACCGCTGCCCGTCGGGCCAACTGTCGGGGCCGGCGGGTCGGCGCCGTCCTGGTGAAGGAAGATCGCGTGATCGCGACCGGGTACAACGGGACGCCGGAAGGGCTGCCCAACTGTCTCGACGGCGGATGCGTGCGTTGTGCCGACCGCGACCAGTTCGAGCCGGGCACGCACTACGACCTGTGCATCTGTGTCCACGCGGAGGCGAATGCGCTCCTGACGGCCGGACGGTACGGGGCGTCGACCGACGCGACTACGGTGTACACGACCGACCAGCCGTGCTTCGCGTGCAGCAAGCAGCTGATCCAGGCCGGCGTGGAGAAGGTGTACTACGCCCGCACGTGGCGCCCCGATCCTCGAGTCGTCGACGACTACCGCAAGCTGCAGGCCCGCCTCGGCGCCGAGCACGTCCCCACCGAGTACGAGATCGTCGACGTCGCCGGCTGA
- a CDS encoding glucosyl-3-phosphoglycerate synthase yields MNGVQTFRASSVEAIRRAKLAAPGPSGAPLTVSVCIPCKNEAETIGDLVTTIRASLMGDDGLVDELVVIDDRSVDDTARLAREAGADVVHIEDVHESYGIGRGKGNVLWASLLASHGDLVVWLDGDLTTFEPSWVAGLVEPLVAHDDIALVKAASERPDDEGGGGRTTELVARPLMSLYLPALTDLRQPLAGEYAVRRTVVETLPFVTGWGVEMALLIDIANTCGPDAIAQVDVGVRRHRHQSLTSLSVQAAEVMATVLGRVGAGHQVATTFRRSDGVEVALNLDERPPVAEVVRGASAAGRTA; encoded by the coding sequence ATGAACGGCGTTCAGACCTTCCGGGCGTCGTCCGTCGAGGCGATCAGGCGGGCCAAGCTCGCCGCCCCCGGTCCGAGCGGCGCGCCGCTCACCGTCTCGGTCTGCATCCCCTGCAAGAACGAAGCCGAGACGATCGGCGACCTCGTGACGACGATCCGCGCGTCGCTGATGGGCGACGACGGTCTGGTCGACGAACTCGTCGTGATCGACGACCGGAGTGTCGACGACACGGCGCGCCTCGCGCGTGAAGCGGGCGCCGACGTGGTGCACATCGAAGACGTCCACGAGAGCTACGGCATCGGACGCGGCAAGGGCAACGTGCTGTGGGCGAGCCTGCTCGCGAGCCACGGCGACCTGGTCGTGTGGCTCGACGGCGATCTGACGACCTTCGAACCGTCATGGGTCGCCGGTCTGGTCGAACCGCTCGTCGCCCACGACGACATCGCCCTCGTGAAGGCCGCATCCGAGCGCCCCGACGACGAAGGCGGCGGCGGCCGCACCACCGAGCTGGTCGCCCGCCCCCTCATGTCGCTGTACCTCCCGGCGCTCACCGACCTCCGGCAGCCGCTGGCGGGGGAGTACGCCGTCCGTCGCACCGTCGTCGAGACGCTCCCGTTCGTGACCGGCTGGGGCGTCGAGATGGCGCTCCTCATCGACATCGCGAACACGTGCGGACCCGACGCCATCGCTCAGGTCGACGTGGGCGTGCGCCGACACCGTCATCAGTCGCTCACCTCGCTGTCGGTTCAGGCGGCCGAGGTCATGGCGACCGTGCTCGGTCGGGTCGGCGCCGGCCACCAGGTCGCCACCACGTTCCGGCGATCCGACGGGGTCGAGGTGGCGCTCAACCTGGACGAACGCCCACCCGTCGCCGAAGTCGTCCGCGGCGCATCGGCAGCCGGCCGAACCGCCTGA
- a CDS encoding dihydropteroate synthase codes for MFLYGVVNASPDSLNEDSIATDAATAVGRARALLADGADGIDLGGQGSTDNATVVPWQAEWDRLAEIVPAIASLGVQLSIDTWRPEVARRALDAGATVINAADGMQSDEMWEVAADFDVPIVVPFLSGPNPREMEHVRADPVATMLDFFEARLRDADRFGARRRCILDPGTGFAPSEWPWEQRFIYQREVYTRLDELRTFGLPIYIAMPWKETAQHDELLDIVVRQQPEFGRVHYPAKVRRFEAAAADLSGGAGHGE; via the coding sequence ATGTTCCTGTACGGCGTCGTCAACGCCAGCCCCGACTCGCTCAACGAAGACTCGATCGCCACCGACGCGGCCACAGCGGTCGGCCGGGCCCGTGCGCTGCTCGCCGACGGCGCCGACGGCATCGACCTGGGCGGTCAGGGCAGCACCGACAACGCGACCGTCGTGCCGTGGCAGGCGGAATGGGACCGTCTCGCCGAGATCGTGCCGGCGATCGCGTCGCTCGGGGTGCAGCTGAGCATCGACACGTGGCGTCCCGAGGTCGCCCGTCGAGCTCTCGATGCCGGCGCCACAGTGATCAACGCTGCCGACGGCATGCAGAGCGACGAGATGTGGGAGGTCGCGGCCGACTTCGACGTGCCCATCGTGGTGCCGTTCCTGTCGGGTCCGAACCCGCGCGAGATGGAGCACGTCCGTGCCGATCCCGTCGCCACGATGCTCGACTTCTTCGAGGCGCGACTGCGCGACGCCGACCGGTTCGGCGCACGCAGACGCTGCATTCTCGACCCCGGCACGGGCTTCGCACCGTCGGAGTGGCCGTGGGAGCAGCGCTTCATCTACCAGCGCGAGGTGTACACGCGGCTCGACGAGCTGCGCACGTTCGGGTTGCCGATCTACATCGCGATGCCGTGGAAGGAGACCGCTCAGCACGACGAGCTGCTCGACATCGTCGTGCGGCAGCAGCCGGAGTTCGGGCGCGTGCACTATCCCGCGAAGGTGCGCCGGTTCGAGGCGGCCGCCGCCGACCTCAGCGGCGGAGCTGGCCACGGGGAGTGA
- the folK gene encoding 2-amino-4-hydroxy-6-hydroxymethyldihydropteridine diphosphokinase codes for MDLIHIRDLRVLTVIGALPHEQEQAQPIRVDLDLHVDLTEAGISDELDDTVNYGLVADEIAAMAADNKFVLLERLADEIARNTLRFDRVEAVDVTVTKLRPPVPTALESTAVTLHRRRSDVDIPMLRPHEAIIALGSNLGDREGFLRLAVDSLDRVVAQSQVFETAPVGGPEQGAYLNMVVKIETALDPFALLRRCQRIEANAARQRVVHWGPRTLDLDVLFYDDVTISSPELLVPHPRIFERRFVLTPLEEVAPERCPDGWRDTLPPDEVTPRGQLRR; via the coding sequence ATGGATCTGATCCACATCCGGGACCTGCGCGTGCTCACCGTCATCGGCGCACTGCCCCACGAACAAGAGCAGGCGCAACCGATTCGGGTCGATCTCGACCTCCACGTCGACCTCACCGAGGCCGGCATTTCCGACGAGCTCGACGACACCGTCAACTACGGCCTCGTCGCCGACGAAATCGCCGCCATGGCGGCCGACAACAAGTTCGTGCTCCTCGAGCGACTCGCCGACGAGATCGCCCGCAACACACTGCGGTTCGACCGCGTCGAGGCGGTCGACGTCACCGTGACCAAACTCCGCCCGCCGGTGCCGACGGCACTCGAGAGCACGGCGGTCACCCTGCACCGACGCCGTTCCGATGTCGACATCCCGATGCTGCGGCCGCACGAGGCGATCATCGCCCTCGGGTCCAACCTCGGCGACCGCGAAGGATTCCTGCGTCTGGCCGTCGACTCACTCGACCGGGTCGTGGCGCAGTCGCAGGTGTTCGAGACGGCCCCGGTGGGTGGCCCCGAGCAGGGTGCCTACCTGAACATGGTCGTCAAGATCGAGACGGCACTCGATCCGTTCGCACTGCTCCGCCGCTGTCAACGAATCGAGGCCAACGCCGCCCGCCAGCGCGTCGTGCACTGGGGGCCTCGCACGCTCGATCTCGACGTGCTGTTCTACGACGACGTGACGATCTCGTCGCCCGAGCTCCTCGTGCCGCACCCGCGCATCTTCGAGCGTCGGTTCGTGCTCACGCCGCTCGAAGAGGTCGCACCAGAGCGTTGTCCGGACGGGTGGCGAGACACGTTGCCGCCCGACGAGGTCACTCCCCGTGGCCAGCTCCGCCGCTGA
- a CDS encoding histidine phosphatase family protein yields the protein MRTTETDANVDLVLVRHGQSEWNAVRRWQGTADPPLTELGRDQAKAQAEWLAELGDEWAGVWASPLERAAHTAAIIADHLGLPAPLHDVRLEEAYAGEWEGMTPTEIEREWPGYLTRNDRPPSFEPDPVVRERAWSALVEIADAAVGRGSALVVTHSGLMRRVSELHGYGEVAVPNLGGYRLATELDGDGWRVTDLKVFEPLIASPARPHRTHVD from the coding sequence GTGCGAACGACCGAAACGGATGCGAACGTCGATCTCGTGCTGGTCCGACACGGCCAGAGCGAGTGGAACGCCGTTCGTCGCTGGCAAGGCACGGCCGACCCGCCACTCACCGAACTCGGCCGCGACCAGGCGAAGGCGCAGGCCGAATGGCTCGCCGAACTCGGCGACGAATGGGCGGGCGTCTGGGCGAGTCCACTCGAACGCGCCGCGCACACCGCCGCAATCATCGCCGACCATCTCGGCCTGCCGGCACCGCTCCACGACGTCCGTCTCGAGGAGGCGTACGCCGGTGAGTGGGAGGGCATGACGCCGACCGAGATCGAACGCGAATGGCCCGGCTACCTGACCCGGAACGACCGACCGCCGTCGTTCGAACCCGATCCGGTGGTGCGCGAACGCGCCTGGTCGGCGCTCGTCGAGATCGCCGACGCCGCCGTCGGACGCGGCTCGGCGCTGGTGGTCACGCATTCGGGCCTGATGCGACGGGTCTCCGAACTCCACGGGTACGGCGAGGTCGCCGTTCCGAACCTCGGCGGCTACCGCCTCGCGACCGAGCTAGACGGCGACGGCTGGCGCGTGACCGATCTGAAGGTCTTCGAACCGCTGATCGCGTCACCGGCGCGGCCGCACCGCACCCACGTCGACTGA
- a CDS encoding DUF2510 domain-containing protein, which translates to MRIEDAPQAGWYPDPEGGSRLRWWEGTDWSDRYRMRPIENFVETIEAEVKSGHSSGSHRWVPDDPGLGNPNVDTQAVVEQVRMAARAEAERAAQMFGAQARSAANSFQPLISEYTIKATKWFRRIGILIVLFAAAWFAFQVFAQKSMFDWIGDRIDNISDNLNEQNGAGLGDPGDVIDLTG; encoded by the coding sequence ATGCGGATCGAAGACGCACCTCAGGCCGGGTGGTACCCCGACCCCGAGGGCGGCTCGCGCCTGCGCTGGTGGGAGGGGACCGACTGGTCCGACCGCTACCGCATGCGTCCGATCGAGAACTTCGTCGAGACGATCGAAGCCGAGGTGAAGAGCGGCCATTCGTCGGGCAGCCATCGCTGGGTGCCCGACGATCCCGGTCTCGGCAACCCGAACGTCGACACCCAGGCCGTGGTCGAACAGGTTCGCATGGCGGCCCGTGCCGAGGCCGAACGGGCCGCCCAGATGTTCGGCGCCCAAGCGCGTTCGGCTGCGAACAGCTTCCAGCCGCTGATCAGCGAGTACACGATCAAGGCGACCAAGTGGTTCCGGCGGATCGGCATCCTGATCGTGTTGTTCGCGGCGGCCTGGTTCGCGTTCCAGGTGTTCGCCCAGAAGAGCATGTTCGACTGGATCGGCGACCGCATCGACAACATCAGCGACAACCTCAACGAGCAGAACGGTGCCGGACTCGGCGACCCCGGTGACGTGATCGACCTGACCGGCTGA
- a CDS encoding SPFH domain-containing protein has product MTVVVILIIALAIILLAAVASAVKIVRPYQRGLVERLGKYKDTKTPGLQLIVPFIETMQLIDMREQVVDVPPQEVITADNVVVSVDAVVYYEATDPQRLVYNVADFFTAITKLAQTNLRNLIGDLELDRALTSRDTINTQLREVLDDATDKWGVRVVRVEIQRIDPPPEVVSAMHAQMRAERDRRATVTEAQGYREAAIARADGEKQSAVLAAEGRKESAILDAQGDAQAIELRAKAEKLRLQFVGEGEGDAAKARLIGIKEANADKNVLTVEYLAALERIGDGRATKLVIPTEFSGLLGTVSAITEAIRPDDSTDAVRPKDGLPIPDPVERVDLPPEA; this is encoded by the coding sequence ATGACCGTCGTCGTCATCCTCATCATCGCACTGGCGATCATCCTGCTCGCAGCAGTCGCCTCGGCGGTGAAGATCGTGCGTCCGTACCAGCGGGGTCTGGTCGAACGCCTCGGCAAGTACAAAGACACCAAGACACCGGGTCTGCAGCTGATCGTCCCCTTCATCGAGACGATGCAGCTGATCGACATGCGTGAGCAGGTCGTCGACGTGCCGCCGCAGGAAGTGATCACCGCCGACAACGTCGTCGTCAGCGTCGACGCCGTCGTCTACTACGAGGCGACCGACCCACAGCGGCTCGTCTACAACGTGGCCGACTTCTTCACGGCTATCACGAAGCTCGCCCAGACCAACCTCCGCAACCTGATCGGCGACCTCGAACTCGACCGTGCGCTCACCTCTCGCGACACGATCAACACCCAGCTCCGCGAAGTGCTCGACGACGCCACCGACAAGTGGGGTGTGCGGGTCGTCCGAGTCGAGATCCAGCGCATCGATCCGCCGCCCGAAGTCGTGTCGGCGATGCACGCCCAGATGCGTGCCGAGCGCGACCGTCGAGCCACCGTCACCGAGGCCCAGGGCTACCGTGAGGCGGCGATCGCCCGTGCCGACGGCGAGAAGCAGTCGGCGGTGCTCGCGGCTGAGGGCCGCAAGGAATCGGCGATCCTCGACGCACAGGGCGACGCGCAGGCGATCGAGCTCCGCGCCAAGGCCGAGAAGCTGCGCCTGCAGTTCGTCGGCGAGGGCGAAGGCGACGCTGCGAAGGCCCGCCTGATCGGCATCAAGGAAGCCAACGCCGACAAGAACGTCCTCACCGTCGAGTACCTCGCCGCGTTGGAGCGGATCGGCGACGGCCGGGCCACGAAGTTGGTCATCCCGACCGAGTTCTCGGGACTGCTCGGCACGGTGAGCGCGATCACCGAGGCGATCCGCCCCGACGACTCCACCGACGCCGTCCGCCCGAAGGACGGACTTCCGATCCCCGACCCGGTCGAACGGGTCGATCTCCCACCCGAGGCCTGA